A single region of the Acidobacteriota bacterium genome encodes:
- a CDS encoding helix-turn-helix domain-containing protein, which translates to MARRAPQGTQAIQRALSLYRSFSAEQPEHRLTDLATAHGLHPSTAHRLLGVLEAEGLVGRNPDTQGYRWLPDSGFSGGERPVRRNGLRPLEPLRTPFHRRTEALCESDAWRDWSGYTCPLSYEPLPDHEYWAIRNTAALIDVSPLFKYEIVGPHAERLLNRVMTRDFTKSRAGRVMYTSWCNEEGHLLQDGNVQRLARERFLVSAAEPCLRWFEDCGLGLEVEVRDVSTDLGVLALQGPRARAIAEAAFQDVDFAAMRYFDLASGELGDLAGEDRGVPVTVTRTGYTGDLGYECWVAAEDAEALWDALAAAGADHGLRPAGLLALDMVRVEAGLVLIDVDYVSASHAEIEVLKVTPAEAGLGFTVKLDKEADFVGRRALELERERGPAWALVGLEVDWFELERLWAEIDLRPQVVGEPASREPTPVFAPGGLQVGQCTTRFFSPLLKKYIGLATVHADVAALGTALEFEVAVGYGRRRARARVAKRPFFHPARKTAVGSVTDGDG; encoded by the coding sequence GTGGCGCGCCGGGCTCCGCAGGGAACGCAGGCCATTCAGCGGGCGCTGTCGCTCTACCGTTCGTTTAGCGCGGAGCAGCCGGAACATCGGCTGACGGATCTGGCCACGGCGCACGGGCTCCATCCGTCGACGGCGCATCGGTTGCTCGGCGTACTGGAAGCGGAGGGGCTGGTTGGTCGCAACCCGGATACGCAAGGCTATCGATGGCTGCCCGACAGCGGCTTCAGCGGCGGCGAGCGGCCGGTTCGCCGCAACGGCCTGCGACCGCTGGAGCCGCTCCGAACACCGTTTCATCGCCGCACCGAGGCTCTGTGCGAGAGCGACGCCTGGCGGGACTGGTCGGGTTACACCTGCCCCCTGAGCTACGAGCCGCTGCCGGATCACGAGTACTGGGCGATCCGCAACACGGCGGCCTTGATCGACGTCTCGCCGCTGTTCAAGTACGAGATCGTCGGCCCTCACGCGGAGCGCCTGCTCAACCGGGTGATGACCCGGGACTTCACGAAGTCCCGGGCCGGTCGGGTCATGTACACGTCGTGGTGCAACGAGGAAGGCCATCTGCTGCAGGACGGCAACGTGCAGCGCCTGGCGCGCGAGCGGTTCCTGGTCAGCGCCGCGGAACCATGCCTGCGCTGGTTCGAGGACTGCGGCCTCGGCTTGGAGGTCGAAGTACGGGACGTCTCCACCGACCTGGGGGTGCTGGCACTCCAGGGGCCGCGGGCACGGGCGATCGCCGAGGCGGCGTTCCAGGATGTCGACTTCGCCGCGATGCGCTACTTCGACCTCGCCAGCGGCGAACTCGGCGACCTGGCCGGCGAGGACCGAGGTGTCCCCGTGACAGTGACCCGCACCGGCTACACCGGCGACCTCGGCTACGAGTGCTGGGTCGCGGCGGAGGATGCGGAGGCCCTCTGGGATGCACTCGCTGCCGCCGGAGCGGACCACGGCCTGCGGCCGGCCGGTCTTCTCGCGCTCGACATGGTGCGAGTCGAAGCGGGCCTCGTGCTGATCGATGTCGACTACGTCTCGGCGTCGCATGCCGAGATCGAAGTGCTCAAGGTGACTCCGGCCGAGGCAGGCCTCGGCTTCACGGTCAAGCTCGACAAGGAGGCCGACTTCGTGGGTCGCCGGGCGCTCGAACTCGAGCGCGAGCGGGGGCCGGCCTGGGCCTTGGTCGGGCTCGAAGTCGACTGGTTCGAACTGGAACGGCTGTGGGCAGAGATCGACCTGCGCCCGCAGGTGGTCGGCGAGCCGGCGTCGCGGGAACCGACGCCCGTGTTCGCGCCCGGAGGGTTGCAGGTGGGGCAGTGCACGACGCGGTTCTTTTCGCCGCTCCTCAAGAAGTACATCGGCCTCGCTACAGTCCACGCCGACGTGGCCGCGCTCGGCACGGCCCTGGAGTTCGAGGTCGCGGTCGGCTACGGACGGCGCCGGGCTCGGGCGCGGGTCGCAAAGCGGCCGTTCTTCCATCCGGCCCGCAAGACCGCCGTCGGTTCAGTTACGGACGGCGACGGGTGA
- a CDS encoding TonB-dependent receptor: MPRLFLLGILLGAFAAPDAVHAQEAEETAPPEGELVAEFDEELVVVGSRARPRSVTESSVPIDAIAVEDVISQGASTLDYQLRNLVPSFNVATHPISGAASLVRPASLRNLAHDHTLVLVNGKRRHRSAILVWFGGVTDGTQGPDISTIPATALRQVEVLRDGASAQYGSDAIAGVMNFLLKDAPSGGSLEVKSGVYGAGDGQSYAIAGDVGLPLGENGFAHLSMEYGNADPTSRSVQRADAAALIAAGNTHVRDPAQIWGDSEYEDDLKLFGNFGKLLGNGAQVYGHANYAEKTATQGFYYRNPNTRANIFSLDGGRTLLIGDVLDAQDGVRDGSAGCPTVTITDNRPDQDALAQVFADPNCFSFQEIAPGGFTPYFSGVMTDMSAVAGVRRSTKSGFTWDASASYGSHEADFFLFNTVNASLGPESPRDFDPGVYRQAELNLNFDVSYAVSELVHVAGGAEWRDERFTIRSGELPSWQVGPYAAQGFVSGSNGFPGFPDYTAGTWSRANTAVYGDLELRDPDGRWTLGGALRFEHFDVFGDTTNGKLSARYALTDAVSVRGGVSTGFRAPTPGQQNVFNVQSTINPETLDLVDSATVPSTFRAAQFRGGQPLEPETSTNATAGLVVDTGPFTLTADTYHIDVDRRLALSQFFTLADEERALLLSEGITSARTLSSFRFFINDFSSRTQGIDIVSTWTPPALGGDTVFSLALNHTETEITKDSELLGPGDVLALERGVPETRWNLAVSHGIGRVGLLGRLHYFGSWVDHLDARSVRRADAPVLGGRYILDLEVSVPLVPDTTLSIGGQNVFDTFSDRMDLFAAQFGLPYSQFTPWGLGGGYYYARLHYRWGR; encoded by the coding sequence GTGCCGCGTCTCTTCCTGCTTGGCATCCTGCTCGGCGCGTTCGCCGCCCCCGATGCGGTCCACGCCCAGGAGGCCGAGGAGACGGCGCCGCCCGAGGGGGAACTGGTCGCGGAGTTCGACGAAGAGCTGGTGGTGGTCGGAAGCCGCGCGCGGCCTCGGTCGGTGACCGAGTCGTCCGTTCCGATCGATGCCATCGCGGTCGAGGATGTCATCAGCCAGGGCGCCAGCACGCTGGACTACCAGTTGCGAAACCTGGTGCCCTCGTTCAATGTCGCGACGCATCCGATCAGCGGCGCCGCGTCGCTGGTGCGGCCGGCGAGCTTGCGCAACCTCGCCCACGACCACACGCTGGTGCTCGTGAACGGCAAGCGCAGGCACCGTTCCGCGATCCTGGTCTGGTTCGGGGGCGTGACTGACGGCACTCAGGGGCCTGACATCTCGACGATCCCGGCGACCGCGCTGCGCCAGGTCGAGGTGCTGCGCGACGGCGCCTCGGCGCAGTACGGCTCCGATGCGATCGCCGGCGTCATGAACTTCCTCCTCAAGGACGCTCCGTCGGGTGGCAGCCTGGAGGTGAAGAGCGGCGTCTACGGCGCCGGCGACGGGCAGTCGTACGCGATCGCCGGCGACGTCGGACTGCCGCTGGGGGAGAACGGCTTCGCCCACCTGAGCATGGAGTACGGCAACGCCGATCCGACCAGCCGCAGCGTGCAGCGCGCCGACGCGGCGGCGCTGATCGCCGCCGGCAACACCCACGTCCGCGACCCGGCGCAGATCTGGGGCGACTCGGAGTACGAGGACGACCTGAAGCTGTTCGGCAACTTCGGCAAGCTGCTCGGGAACGGCGCGCAGGTCTACGGGCACGCCAACTACGCCGAGAAGACGGCGACACAGGGCTTCTACTACCGCAATCCCAACACGCGCGCGAACATCTTCAGCCTGGACGGCGGCCGCACGCTGCTCATCGGCGACGTGCTCGACGCGCAGGACGGTGTCCGTGACGGATCGGCGGGCTGTCCTACGGTCACGATCACAGACAACCGGCCGGATCAGGACGCGCTGGCGCAGGTGTTCGCCGATCCGAACTGCTTCTCCTTCCAGGAGATCGCTCCGGGCGGCTTCACCCCCTACTTCAGCGGCGTGATGACCGACATGTCCGCCGTCGCCGGGGTGCGCCGGAGCACGAAGAGCGGCTTCACCTGGGACGCCAGCGCCAGCTACGGCTCTCACGAAGCGGACTTCTTTCTGTTCAACACGGTCAACGCCTCGCTGGGTCCGGAGAGCCCGCGCGATTTCGATCCGGGCGTGTACCGGCAGGCCGAACTGAACCTGAACTTCGACGTCTCCTACGCGGTTTCCGAACTCGTTCACGTGGCCGGGGGCGCCGAGTGGCGCGACGAGCGCTTCACCATCCGTTCCGGGGAACTGCCGTCGTGGCAGGTCGGACCGTACGCGGCGCAGGGTTTCGTTTCCGGCTCCAACGGTTTCCCCGGGTTCCCCGACTACACGGCCGGGACCTGGAGCCGCGCCAACACGGCGGTGTACGGCGACCTGGAACTGCGCGATCCGGACGGCCGCTGGACCCTCGGCGGCGCGCTGCGGTTCGAGCACTTCGACGTCTTCGGCGACACGACGAACGGCAAGCTCTCGGCCCGTTACGCCCTGACGGACGCGGTCTCCGTGCGCGGCGGCGTCAGCACCGGCTTCCGGGCCCCGACGCCGGGTCAGCAGAACGTGTTCAACGTGCAGTCGACGATCAACCCGGAGACGCTCGATCTGGTCGACAGCGCCACGGTGCCGTCTACCTTCCGGGCCGCGCAGTTCCGGGGCGGCCAGCCCCTCGAGCCCGAAACCTCGACCAACGCGACGGCGGGTCTGGTGGTCGACACCGGGCCGTTCACCCTGACGGCGGACACCTACCACATCGACGTCGACCGGCGGCTCGCCCTGTCCCAGTTCTTCACGCTGGCCGACGAAGAGCGCGCCCTGCTGCTTTCGGAAGGCATCACGTCGGCGCGCACGCTGTCCTCGTTCCGGTTCTTCATCAACGACTTCTCGTCGCGGACCCAGGGGATCGACATCGTCTCGACCTGGACGCCACCGGCCCTGGGTGGCGACACGGTGTTCAGCCTGGCGCTGAACCACACGGAGACGGAGATCACGAAGGACTCCGAGCTGCTCGGTCCCGGCGACGTGCTCGCCCTGGAACGGGGCGTGCCGGAGACGCGGTGGAACCTGGCCGTTAGTCATGGCATAGGGCGGGTCGGCCTGCTCGGACGCCTCCACTACTTCGGATCGTGGGTCGACCACCTCGACGCCCGCTCCGTGCGGCGGGCCGACGCGCCGGTCCTGGGCGGCCGGTACATCCTTGACCTGGAAGTCAGCGTCCCGCTGGTGCCCGACACCACGCTTTCGATCGGCGGCCAGAACGTCTTCGACACGTTCTCGGATCGGATGGACCTGTTCGCCGCGCAGTTCGGCCTCCCGTACAGCCAGTTCACACCCTGGGGCTTGGGCGGCGGGTACTACTACGCGCGCCTGCACTACCGCTGGGGCCGGTAG
- a CDS encoding aromatic ring-hydroxylating dioxygenase subunit alpha has product MTPRKAPRPLDGRLYTDPAVFSEEMERIFSRMWVCGGRLEELDEPGRFVTREIGGESVIAVRTAASDAGVGSNGNGTAEGTTQELAAFFNVCRHRGSRVVDECAGQANVFQCPYHAWTYGLDGRLIGAPHMGQDFDPNSAGLVPVRIGALHGFFYLSLAADGPPLAEVAADLPDLSRFTLGRLVRGDRHEYEAQANWKILCENYNECYHCAVVHPELNRVSDYRNGGNLETGRFFVGGPMTLNDGCNSMTATGRSDRPDLPEIEVADRTSVQYYNVYPNLLISLHRDYVVTHTLWPIAADRTRVVCEWLFDPDAVAAPGFDPSDAVDFWHLVNSQDWEICARTQLGVSSRGYRPTAFEESEACIQVFDGWYLDQMGL; this is encoded by the coding sequence ATGACGCCGCGCAAAGCACCCCGACCGCTGGACGGCCGTCTCTACACCGACCCCGCCGTCTTCAGCGAGGAGATGGAGCGCATCTTCTCGCGCATGTGGGTGTGCGGAGGACGACTCGAGGAACTGGACGAACCGGGGCGGTTCGTGACCCGCGAGATCGGCGGCGAATCGGTGATCGCGGTGCGGACCGCAGCCTCCGACGCCGGAGTCGGATCGAACGGCAACGGTACGGCAGAGGGGACTACGCAGGAACTGGCCGCCTTCTTCAACGTCTGCCGCCACCGGGGTTCGCGCGTCGTCGACGAGTGCGCCGGCCAGGCCAACGTCTTCCAGTGCCCCTACCACGCCTGGACCTACGGTCTCGACGGACGGCTGATCGGCGCGCCGCACATGGGTCAGGACTTTGACCCGAACAGCGCCGGCCTCGTGCCCGTGCGGATCGGCGCGCTGCACGGCTTCTTCTACCTGTCGCTCGCGGCCGACGGGCCGCCGCTCGCGGAGGTCGCCGCCGACCTGCCGGACCTGTCCCGGTTCACCCTGGGCCGGTTGGTCCGGGGCGACCGCCACGAGTACGAAGCGCAGGCGAACTGGAAGATCCTCTGCGAGAACTACAACGAGTGCTACCACTGCGCCGTCGTCCACCCGGAGTTGAACCGGGTGTCGGACTACCGCAACGGCGGCAACCTGGAAACCGGCCGCTTCTTCGTCGGCGGTCCGATGACACTCAACGACGGCTGCAACTCGATGACGGCGACAGGCCGCAGCGACCGGCCCGACCTTCCCGAGATCGAAGTGGCAGACCGGACCTCGGTTCAGTACTACAACGTGTACCCCAACCTGCTGATCAGCCTGCACCGGGACTACGTTGTGACCCACACGCTCTGGCCGATCGCCGCCGATCGCACGCGGGTCGTCTGCGAGTGGCTGTTCGACCCCGACGCGGTCGCGGCCCCCGGCTTCGACCCCAGCGACGCCGTGGACTTCTGGCACCTCGTCAACAGCCAGGACTGGGAGATCTGCGCGCGCACGCAGTTGGGCGTCTCGTCGCGCGGCTACCGCCCCACCGCCTTCGAAGAGAGCGAAGCCTGCATCCAGGTTTTCGACGGCTGGTACCTGGACCAGATGGGCCTGTGA
- a CDS encoding type II toxin-antitoxin system prevent-host-death family antitoxin — MQYIGAFEAKTHLSRLLDEAEKGEVFTITKRGRPVARLMPPAPADRERAVRAVRNIRALRREIGWSGTVEEILALRDAGRR; from the coding sequence ATGCAGTACATCGGCGCCTTTGAAGCCAAGACCCACCTTTCTCGCCTGCTCGACGAGGCGGAGAAGGGTGAAGTGTTCACGATCACCAAGCGGGGACGGCCCGTCGCACGACTGATGCCTCCCGCGCCGGCCGATCGAGAACGGGCCGTACGAGCCGTGCGGAACATCCGAGCGCTTCGCCGAGAGATCGGTTGGTCCGGCACCGTCGAGGAGATCCTGGCTCTGCGTGACGCCGGGCGCCGATGA
- a CDS encoding type II toxin-antitoxin system VapC family toxin, whose translation MNAPVLDCSVACAWLLEDERVPGADRVLGQAGTHGASAPGLFWAELRNALVMAERRGRLTPTQTTEALTEIEHLDVELDHAPDEETTLRLARDHRLSVYDALYLELAIRQKRELATLDTALQRAAESEGVAVCR comes from the coding sequence ATGAACGCTCCGGTCCTTGACTGTTCGGTCGCTTGCGCCTGGCTGCTCGAGGACGAGCGCGTGCCCGGTGCCGACCGGGTCCTCGGACAGGCGGGAACGCATGGGGCATCGGCGCCGGGCCTGTTCTGGGCGGAACTGCGGAACGCCCTTGTCATGGCGGAACGCCGAGGTCGACTCACTCCGACCCAGACGACGGAAGCGCTGACCGAAATCGAGCACCTCGACGTTGAACTGGACCATGCGCCCGATGAGGAGACCACGTTGCGTCTCGCCCGCGACCACAGGCTATCGGTGTACGACGCGCTCTACCTGGAACTGGCAATCCGTCAGAAACGAGAGCTCGCGACCCTGGACACGGCACTTCAACGGGCCGCAGAGTCCGAGGGTGTCGCCGTATGCCGCTGA
- the rsgA gene encoding ribosome small subunit-dependent GTPase A — MAGVNEGGLEAWGWAPDFAESCGRFLESAASPEHLFPARVVSISRGVFHVAAAEGEIDARVLKRVRTSVSGPPAVGDWVVVESFSVPGVDPRIVHVLDRRSRLSRKAAGARTEEQVVAANVDAVFLVMGLDGDFNPRRLERFVAMVRESGAEPVAVLTKADLCADPEARRAQAEQAAPATMVVAVNALAGENLEPLAEHLAAGRTVAMVGSSGAGKSTLLNALCGEVVMRTAPVREGDDRGRHTTTHRRLVQLPGGGLLIDNPGIRELQLWADDEGSLEETFDDIEELAVGCRFRDCGHGREPGCAVQAAIRDGSLDSARLRNYNDLREEQRRLEQRRDEASRRAGERKLGAFYKSVQQAKKNRRW, encoded by the coding sequence GTGGCCGGCGTGAACGAAGGCGGGCTGGAAGCCTGGGGTTGGGCGCCTGACTTCGCCGAGTCCTGCGGCCGGTTTCTGGAGTCCGCTGCTTCGCCCGAGCACCTGTTCCCGGCGCGCGTGGTCTCGATATCGCGAGGCGTCTTCCACGTTGCCGCCGCGGAGGGTGAGATCGACGCCAGGGTCCTGAAGCGTGTTCGGACCTCGGTCAGCGGGCCGCCGGCAGTCGGCGACTGGGTGGTCGTTGAGTCGTTCTCGGTTCCCGGCGTCGATCCGAGGATCGTCCACGTGCTCGATCGCCGGAGCCGCCTGTCACGCAAGGCGGCGGGCGCGCGAACGGAAGAGCAGGTCGTGGCCGCCAACGTCGACGCCGTGTTCCTGGTGATGGGCCTCGACGGCGACTTCAACCCCCGGCGCCTCGAGCGCTTCGTCGCCATGGTCCGGGAGAGCGGCGCCGAGCCCGTGGCGGTGCTGACCAAGGCGGACCTCTGCGCCGACCCGGAGGCTAGGCGCGCACAGGCCGAGCAGGCGGCGCCGGCAACGATGGTCGTTGCGGTCAATGCCCTGGCGGGCGAGAACCTGGAACCGCTCGCGGAGCATCTGGCGGCTGGCAGGACGGTGGCCATGGTCGGCTCCTCGGGTGCGGGAAAGTCGACCCTGCTCAACGCGCTCTGCGGCGAAGTGGTCATGCGCACGGCCCCGGTGCGGGAGGGCGACGACCGCGGCCGCCACACGACGACTCACCGGCGGCTGGTCCAGTTACCGGGCGGCGGTCTCCTGATCGACAACCCGGGGATCCGCGAACTCCAGCTCTGGGCCGACGACGAGGGCAGCCTGGAGGAGACGTTCGACGACATCGAGGAACTCGCCGTCGGCTGCCGCTTCCGTGACTGCGGCCACGGACGCGAGCCCGGCTGCGCGGTCCAGGCGGCGATTCGGGACGGCTCGCTGGACTCGGCCCGGCTACGCAACTACAACGACCTCCGGGAAGAGCAGCGCCGGCTCGAGCAGCGCCGCGACGAGGCGTCCCGTCGCGCCGGGGAGCGAAAGCTGGGCGCCTTCTACAAGTCCGTCCAGCAGGCCAAGAAGAACCGGCGCTGGTAG
- a CDS encoding ABC transporter permease, producing MAERPIANPGGARPVHERRMPVVSCVVLGLVLLCAVAGPWFAPHEASEIALAESMTPPFWRSGGSLDYPLGTDMLGRDILSRIIAGARVSVTVAVYAIALSGGIGAALGISAGYFGGIVDAVISRLIDIQMSIPAIPLAMLFAAVLPPGEGMVITIIVLTYWTWYARIVRGEVLSLRERDFITVAKVAGVSSPMILIRHLTPNVLNTLLVLATLQFGSVIVFEAGLSFLGLGIQPPQVSWGGMLADGRNFIEVAWWLITMPGIAIMASCLASNLLGDWLRDTFDPKRRIT from the coding sequence ATGGCTGAGCGACCGATCGCGAACCCGGGAGGGGCACGGCCGGTCCACGAGCGGCGGATGCCCGTCGTCTCCTGCGTGGTTCTGGGCCTGGTCCTGCTGTGCGCCGTCGCCGGACCGTGGTTCGCGCCTCACGAGGCCTCGGAGATCGCGCTTGCCGAGTCAATGACGCCCCCTTTCTGGCGGTCCGGCGGCAGCCTCGACTATCCGCTCGGAACGGACATGCTGGGGCGTGACATCCTGAGCCGGATCATCGCCGGTGCCCGCGTCTCGGTGACGGTGGCGGTCTACGCCATCGCCCTCTCCGGCGGCATCGGCGCCGCGCTGGGCATCTCGGCGGGCTACTTCGGTGGGATCGTCGACGCCGTGATCTCGCGGCTGATCGACATCCAGATGTCGATCCCGGCGATTCCACTCGCGATGCTGTTCGCCGCCGTGTTGCCGCCCGGCGAAGGGATGGTGATCACGATCATCGTCCTGACCTACTGGACCTGGTATGCGCGGATCGTCCGCGGCGAGGTGCTCAGCCTGCGCGAGCGGGACTTCATCACGGTCGCCAAGGTCGCGGGCGTCTCGAGTCCCATGATCCTGATCCGGCATTTGACCCCGAACGTCCTGAACACGCTGCTCGTGCTGGCGACGCTCCAGTTCGGCAGCGTGATCGTCTTCGAGGCGGGGCTGAGCTTCCTGGGGCTTGGCATCCAGCCGCCTCAGGTGTCGTGGGGCGGCATGCTCGCCGACGGCCGCAACTTCATCGAGGTCGCCTGGTGGCTGATCACGATGCCGGGGATCGCGATCATGGCTTCGTGTCTGGCGTCGAACCTTCTGGGTGACTGGCTGCGTGACACGTTCGATCCGAAACGGCGGATCACCTAG
- a CDS encoding ABC transporter permease: MRAYLIRRLWQGAVAVLGALLIVFVAQRLAGDPVALLLPMDASEEDFAAMREALGLDRPLPIQFLVFLRDAFTGDFGESYQWQAPAMALLLERLPATLELALAGLAFALLLAVPLGVMSAVYRGRWVDRLAKVLALLGQAMPGFWVGLLLILFLAVRLQWLPAFGREGPLHLVLPAVALGWYPVAAMTRTLRSSMLDILDSDYIRTGRVMGLPERTVIWRYALRNAAVPLATMIGVYFANMLGGAFVIEVVFAWPGVGRAVVDAVFARDFPVVQAGVVLSAVIFVVVNLLVDLSYGLIDPRIRHG, encoded by the coding sequence ATGCGCGCCTACCTGATCCGCCGGCTCTGGCAGGGCGCGGTGGCGGTTCTCGGCGCGCTCCTGATCGTCTTCGTGGCGCAACGTCTGGCCGGAGACCCGGTCGCTCTGCTGCTGCCGATGGACGCTTCGGAAGAGGACTTCGCGGCGATGCGCGAAGCCCTGGGGCTCGATCGGCCGCTGCCGATCCAGTTCCTCGTCTTCCTGCGTGACGCGTTCACCGGCGACTTCGGTGAGTCGTACCAGTGGCAGGCGCCGGCGATGGCGCTGCTGCTCGAGCGCCTGCCGGCGACCCTGGAACTGGCGCTGGCCGGGCTCGCCTTCGCGTTGCTCCTCGCCGTGCCGCTGGGGGTGATGTCCGCCGTCTACCGTGGCCGGTGGGTCGACCGTCTGGCGAAGGTGCTGGCGCTTCTGGGCCAGGCCATGCCGGGATTCTGGGTAGGCCTCCTGCTCATCCTGTTCCTGGCCGTGAGGCTCCAATGGCTGCCGGCCTTCGGCCGCGAGGGACCGCTTCATCTCGTGCTGCCGGCGGTGGCCCTCGGCTGGTATCCGGTTGCCGCGATGACGCGCACCCTGCGCTCCTCGATGCTCGACATCCTGGACAGCGACTACATCCGCACCGGTCGGGTGATGGGGCTGCCCGAACGCACCGTCATCTGGCGCTACGCGCTGCGCAATGCCGCCGTGCCCCTGGCGACGATGATCGGCGTCTACTTCGCGAACATGCTCGGCGGCGCGTTCGTCATCGAGGTCGTGTTCGCCTGGCCGGGGGTCGGTCGGGCGGTGGTCGACGCCGTTTTCGCGCGGGACTTTCCGGTCGTGCAGGCCGGGGTCGTACTGTCGGCGGTCATCTTCGTCGTCGTGAACCTCCTCGTCGACCTGAGCTACGGGCTGATCGATCCGAGGATCCGCCATGGCTGA
- a CDS encoding ABC transporter substrate-binding protein — MRRGVLVAALAAACLLPLPLAAEDGDAAADAHVTVAFAAEPTQIDPTRTSAGVDQYFMALFYEQLLTAGPDLKQRNWLAESWRLFERDGVWLIGVELRRGVRFHNGDELTAHDLRYCYLRQRDPGLSRQAGRWRHVADVRVLGDHELEIVFKGLPDSALLPLNLDLWAIPRRYYEEVGNEGVQAHPIGTGPWKFVSRSVREEIVVERFDDYWDPDSLPGIRRLTIKIIPEDTTRVAAFKTGAVDWIDAVPPAQVADFERTPGVKVASLPTSNNLFLALNALDPRSPLGDVRVRRAVAHAIDFDAIIEYILHGQGIRTIQVTPGAPGHDPALKPYAFDPDRSRELLRQAGYGRGINVNCYNLTTPREPYLKEVGEAMFAYLTAAGIRCRIVQLEYGAWINLGRRDARPEMDGIASWMWGHGAFGDPTDPWGGHLHSWRDGWGWYSYHDDPELDEMVETLRVTVEPDAKEALIREIARLKHERVAGGVPTYRPLVTLAWRDTLRFEPWPQANWRMMRDIGPAD; from the coding sequence ATGCGGCGTGGAGTTCTAGTGGCGGCCCTGGCCGCGGCCTGTCTGCTGCCGCTGCCGCTTGCAGCCGAGGATGGAGACGCTGCGGCCGACGCCCACGTCACGGTCGCGTTCGCCGCCGAGCCGACCCAGATCGACCCCACGCGGACCTCGGCCGGCGTCGACCAGTACTTCATGGCGCTGTTCTACGAGCAGTTGCTGACGGCCGGGCCGGACCTCAAGCAGCGGAACTGGCTGGCCGAGTCCTGGCGGTTGTTCGAGCGCGACGGAGTGTGGCTGATTGGCGTCGAGTTGCGGCGGGGTGTGCGGTTTCACAACGGCGACGAACTGACGGCGCACGATCTCCGCTACTGCTACCTCCGCCAGCGGGATCCGGGCCTGTCGCGCCAGGCGGGACGTTGGCGACACGTGGCCGACGTCCGGGTGCTTGGCGACCACGAACTGGAGATCGTCTTCAAGGGGCTGCCGGACTCGGCGCTGCTGCCGCTCAACCTCGACCTCTGGGCGATCCCGCGCCGGTACTACGAGGAGGTCGGGAACGAGGGGGTACAGGCGCACCCGATCGGCACCGGGCCCTGGAAGTTCGTGTCGCGCAGCGTGCGGGAGGAGATCGTCGTCGAGCGGTTCGACGACTACTGGGATCCCGACTCGCTGCCGGGAATCCGCCGGCTGACGATCAAGATCATCCCGGAGGACACGACCCGGGTCGCCGCCTTCAAGACCGGCGCCGTCGACTGGATCGACGCGGTGCCGCCGGCCCAGGTCGCCGACTTCGAGCGCACGCCCGGCGTCAAGGTCGCGTCGCTTCCGACGAGCAACAACCTGTTCCTCGCCTTGAACGCTCTCGACCCGAGGAGTCCACTGGGAGATGTCCGCGTGCGTCGGGCAGTGGCGCACGCGATCGATTTCGACGCGATCATCGAGTACATCCTGCATGGGCAGGGCATCCGGACGATTCAGGTGACGCCGGGGGCGCCCGGCCATGACCCCGCGCTGAAGCCGTACGCCTTCGACCCGGACCGCTCCCGCGAGCTGCTGCGGCAGGCCGGCTATGGCCGCGGCATCAACGTGAACTGCTACAACCTGACCACGCCCCGCGAGCCGTATCTCAAGGAAGTCGGCGAGGCGATGTTCGCCTACCTGACAGCGGCGGGCATCCGCTGCCGGATCGTGCAGCTTGAGTACGGCGCGTGGATCAACCTCGGCCGCCGCGATGCCCGCCCCGAGATGGACGGCATCGCGAGCTGGATGTGGGGGCACGGCGCTTTCGGCGATCCGACCGACCCGTGGGGTGGCCACCTTCATTCCTGGCGCGACGGTTGGGGCTGGTACTCGTACCACGACGACCCGGAACTGGACGAGATGGTCGAGACCCTGCGCGTGACGGTCGAGCCGGACGCGAAGGAGGCGCTGATCCGAGAGATCGCCCGGCTCAAGCACGAGCGGGTGGCCGGCGGCGTGCCGACTTACCGGCCTCTCGTGACGCTGGCCTGGCGTGACACGCTGCGTTTCGAGCCCTGGCCGCAGGCGAATTGGCGCATGATGCGGGACATCGGCCCGGCGGACTAG